A single genomic interval of Deltaproteobacteria bacterium harbors:
- the holB gene encoding DNA polymerase III subunit delta' has protein sequence MPKLSEIVGQRRAVEQLRRGMTSGKLAHAFLFTGPSGVGKATTARALAQALNCELAPAEGCDSCEACRKLVAGLHPDLIWIAPDGQYIKIEQVRAIEPLLAYPPHEGKVRLIVLDGADQLNANAANALLKAVEEPKPRTVFVLVASAGHRVVPTLVSRCQRVRFAPLALEEVAQVLGQASERPEGERRTVAALAEGSPGRALRLLGSDQLAAAQRAVDALLGAASGSAVESLFESAAEAGKERPVALEALDLLRVWLRDVVLVAEGLHEGRLVHADRREELERMAEGRSRDALLGALRAVQAAQAALVANVNPTMTLETMVLRLRQGVWV, from the coding sequence ATGCCCAAGCTCTCCGAGATCGTAGGCCAGCGACGCGCCGTGGAGCAGCTCCGCCGCGGCATGACCTCGGGCAAGCTGGCCCACGCCTTCCTGTTCACGGGGCCGTCGGGCGTGGGCAAGGCCACCACCGCGCGCGCACTGGCACAGGCGCTGAACTGCGAACTCGCTCCGGCCGAGGGGTGCGATTCGTGCGAGGCCTGCCGCAAGCTCGTGGCCGGCCTCCACCCCGACCTGATCTGGATCGCGCCCGACGGGCAGTACATCAAGATCGAGCAGGTCCGGGCCATCGAGCCCTTGCTGGCCTATCCACCGCACGAGGGCAAGGTGCGCCTCATCGTGCTCGACGGGGCAGACCAGCTGAACGCCAACGCGGCGAACGCGCTCCTCAAGGCGGTCGAGGAGCCGAAGCCGCGCACGGTCTTCGTGCTCGTCGCCTCGGCCGGACACCGGGTCGTCCCAACCCTCGTCTCCCGCTGCCAGCGGGTTCGCTTCGCGCCCCTCGCTCTGGAGGAGGTGGCCCAGGTGCTGGGCCAGGCCAGCGAGCGTCCCGAGGGCGAACGGCGGACGGTCGCCGCGCTGGCCGAGGGGAGCCCCGGCCGGGCGCTCCGCCTGCTCGGCAGCGACCAGCTCGCCGCCGCGCAACGGGCCGTGGACGCTCTCCTCGGGGCGGCCAGCGGGTCCGCCGTCGAGAGCCTCTTCGAGTCGGCGGCGGAGGCCGGCAAGGAACGCCCCGTGGCCCTCGAGGCCCTCGACCTGCTGCGCGTCTGGCTGCGAGACGTGGTGCTGGTGGCCGAGGGGCTTCATGAGGGCCGGCTGGTCCACGCGGACCGGCGGGAGGAGCTCGAGCGCATGGCGGAAGGGCGCTCTCGCGACGCCCTCCTCGGAGCGCTCCGCGCCGTCCAGGCGGCGCAGGCCGCGCTCGTCGCGAACGTGAACCCCACCATGACCCTCGAAACGATGGTCCTGCGACTGCGCCAGGGAGTCTGGGTATGA
- the metG gene encoding methionine--tRNA ligase: MDTFYVTTPIYYVNDVPHIGHAYTTIVADVLARYHRARGRRVFFLTGTDEHGQKIERAAEAAGLSPAAFVEQVMARFRRAWQVLNISNDDFLRTTEPRHRKVVEQLWQRMADKGDIYRGEYDGLYCVGCEEYYTESQAEGARCPTHRTPLERLKQSSYFFRMSRYQDALLDHFEKHPTFVQPDIRRNEILSFVRGGLRDLSISRTSFRWGIPVPGDPEHVIYVWIDALTNYLSGLGGFDGAERYRDFWPADLHLMGKDILRFHAVYWPCMLLSAGVPLPKQVFAHGWWTINGQKMSKSLRNVVDPEMLCEDVGRDALRYFLVRETPLGNDGDFSHAALLQRINAELANDLGNLLNRSVAMVHRYWEGKVPPLAQDLRAEAVDRELVELAARVGEEAARAYEGNAPSRALDAIWELVRAANKYVDVTAPYSLIKDPAKKGRVGEVLANFLESLRWTALLVAPVMPDKAQELLAQLGLDAASSAAWPERWGGLAAGQPLPPPIPLFPRIDDDRKAALLGRWQQAATPAQETTKVTDPKPDTSAEGPALLTYDEFSRLDLRVGKVLEAQRVQGADRLLQLRVDLGSEVRQIVAGIAETYAPEALVGRQVIVVANLKPAKIRGVESRGMILAAGEKQVLALSALDVEVPPGTKVR; encoded by the coding sequence ATGGACACGTTCTACGTCACCACGCCGATCTACTACGTCAACGACGTACCGCACATCGGGCACGCCTACACGACCATCGTGGCCGACGTGCTCGCGCGCTACCACCGCGCCCGGGGTCGGCGCGTCTTCTTCCTCACCGGCACCGACGAGCACGGCCAGAAGATCGAGCGCGCGGCCGAGGCGGCCGGACTCTCGCCGGCGGCGTTCGTCGAGCAGGTGATGGCCCGCTTCCGGCGCGCGTGGCAGGTGCTCAACATCTCGAACGACGACTTCCTGCGCACGACGGAGCCTCGACACCGCAAGGTCGTCGAGCAGCTCTGGCAGCGCATGGCCGACAAAGGGGACATCTACCGCGGCGAGTACGACGGCCTCTATTGCGTGGGCTGCGAGGAGTACTACACCGAATCGCAGGCTGAAGGCGCGCGCTGCCCGACGCACCGCACCCCGCTCGAGCGGCTGAAGCAGTCGAGCTACTTCTTCCGCATGTCGCGCTACCAGGACGCGCTCCTCGACCACTTCGAGAAGCACCCGACCTTCGTCCAGCCCGACATCCGCAGGAACGAGATCCTGAGCTTCGTCCGCGGGGGGCTGCGCGACCTCAGCATCTCGCGCACCAGCTTCCGCTGGGGGATCCCCGTCCCCGGCGACCCCGAGCACGTGATCTACGTCTGGATCGACGCCCTCACCAACTACCTCTCCGGCCTCGGCGGCTTCGACGGGGCGGAGCGCTACCGCGACTTCTGGCCGGCCGACCTGCACCTGATGGGGAAGGACATCCTCCGCTTCCACGCCGTCTACTGGCCCTGCATGCTCCTTTCGGCCGGAGTGCCGCTGCCGAAGCAGGTCTTCGCCCACGGCTGGTGGACCATCAACGGGCAGAAGATGTCCAAGAGCCTGCGCAACGTGGTGGACCCCGAGATGCTGTGCGAGGACGTGGGGCGAGACGCCCTGCGCTACTTCCTCGTGCGAGAGACGCCCCTCGGCAACGACGGGGACTTCTCGCACGCGGCGCTCCTCCAGCGCATCAACGCCGAGCTGGCCAACGACCTCGGCAACCTGCTCAACCGCTCGGTGGCCATGGTGCACAGGTACTGGGAGGGCAAGGTTCCGCCGCTGGCGCAGGACCTCCGGGCCGAGGCCGTGGACCGGGAGCTCGTGGAGCTCGCCGCGCGGGTGGGCGAGGAGGCCGCGCGCGCGTACGAGGGGAACGCCCCCAGCCGCGCCCTCGACGCGATCTGGGAGCTGGTGCGCGCGGCGAACAAGTACGTCGACGTCACGGCGCCGTACAGCCTGATCAAGGACCCGGCGAAGAAGGGGCGCGTGGGCGAGGTGCTGGCGAACTTCCTCGAGAGCCTGCGCTGGACGGCGCTCCTCGTGGCGCCGGTGATGCCCGACAAGGCCCAGGAGCTCCTCGCCCAGCTCGGCCTCGACGCCGCGTCGAGCGCCGCGTGGCCCGAGCGCTGGGGAGGGCTCGCCGCCGGGCAGCCCCTCCCTCCGCCAATCCCCCTCTTTCCACGGATCGACGACGATCGAAAGGCGGCGCTGCTCGGCCGCTGGCAGCAGGCGGCAACCCCCGCCCAGGAGACCACGAAGGTGACTGACCCCAAGCCCGATACGAGCGCCGAAGGACCGGCGCTCCTCACCTACGACGAGTTTTCCCGCCTGGACCTGCGGGTCGGGAAGGTCCTCGAGGCGCAACGCGTCCAGGGCGCGGATCGCTTGCTCCAGCTCCGCGTGGATCTCGGGTCGGAGGTGCGCCAGATCGTGGCCGGCATCGCCGAGACGTACGCGCCGGAGGCGCTCGTGGGCCGGCAGGTGATCGTGGTGGCGAACCTGAAGCCCGCCAAGATCCGCGGCGTGGAGAGCCGGGGGATGATCCTCGCGGCCGGCGAGAAGCAGGTCCTGGCCCTGAGTGCCCTCGACGTCGAGGTCCCGCCGGGCACGAAGGTTCGCTGA
- a CDS encoding HEAT repeat domain-containing protein, with protein sequence MPSNEPRITVEAALRDLTSPKATTRADAAWDLDGAALTDASLVLALRGALGDPSPEVRRAAAFALAGAADAPTCEALSLAATADPDGEVRQAAVVALGRLGSEGGVAAVRRALADPDPDVRFQATAVVVALDPANAAPALAPLLEDADAEVRGSAVAALGDLRAREHSDLLRARLRDVDEGVQFEAAVALARLDDASGVEVLLAHLRRRDTRLLAAEHLFLVAGPEHLAPLLQHARAARFDPLLRVWLAGAAARLGDAASQQELLAALDRRNPLVHGVAVRVVEAIDAPWARQRAASLGGPERALRSGE encoded by the coding sequence ATGCCCTCGAACGAGCCACGGATCACGGTCGAAGCCGCCCTGCGGGACCTCACGAGCCCGAAGGCCACTACCCGCGCCGACGCGGCCTGGGACCTCGACGGAGCCGCCCTCACCGACGCGAGCCTGGTGCTGGCCCTGCGGGGCGCGCTCGGGGATCCCTCACCTGAGGTGCGCCGCGCCGCCGCCTTCGCGCTGGCCGGTGCGGCCGATGCGCCCACCTGCGAGGCCCTCTCGCTCGCCGCCACCGCCGACCCGGACGGCGAGGTACGACAGGCCGCAGTGGTGGCGCTGGGGCGCCTCGGCTCCGAGGGTGGCGTGGCCGCCGTCCGGCGCGCCCTCGCCGACCCGGACCCCGACGTCCGCTTTCAGGCCACAGCCGTCGTGGTCGCGCTGGACCCGGCGAACGCGGCCCCGGCTCTCGCGCCGCTCCTCGAGGACGCTGACGCCGAAGTTCGTGGGAGCGCTGTCGCCGCCCTCGGGGACCTGCGCGCTCGCGAGCACTCGGACCTGCTGCGAGCACGCCTTCGCGACGTGGACGAGGGGGTGCAGTTCGAAGCCGCCGTCGCGCTGGCACGGCTCGACGATGCGTCGGGCGTCGAGGTGCTGCTCGCGCACCTCCGGCGACGGGACACCCGCCTTCTCGCGGCGGAGCACCTCTTCTTGGTCGCCGGACCGGAGCACCTCGCCCCCCTCCTCCAGCACGCCCGCGCTGCCCGCTTCGACCCACTTCTGCGCGTGTGGCTCGCGGGCGCGGCCGCCCGGCTCGGAGACGCCGCGAGTCAGCAGGAGCTCCTGGCGGCTCTCGACCGCAGGAACCCGCTCGTCCACGGCGTCGCCGTTCGGGTCGTAGAGGCCATCGACGCCCCCTGGGCCCGCCAGAGGGCAGCCTCGCTGGGCGGCCCCGAGCGCGCCCTTCGCAGCGGGGAGTAG
- a CDS encoding VWA domain-containing protein, with product MRIFTSGLVVGLLAGASGCGGLQLKLQHASVQKPSNVVLYFAVEDSRGQGVPALAADAFKIYEDDQLVSPFESKQTILNPEVAVSHYVLLLVDLSGSITESGSLPALTSAVSAFVERVSKSQVVQIAVYGFDGSPKLTPLVGFTRQGLAVSSAMSWLTGRKAKDPSTNLNGAIVEGVSVLEKQVSKSNMPLRFATMVVFTDGTDRAHRVAWEKVEEKVDQAQVNLYAIGLGAELSEDHLSKIGRAGYVKAERQEDMNKAFEEMATKIESAGRKYYLLSYCSPSRAGTHRLRVEATTKEGSGDLSREFKAEGFGPNCDPNQKPNFSPTRILIEARRKEKAEEKAKRSE from the coding sequence ATGCGAATTTTCACCTCGGGACTTGTCGTCGGGCTCCTCGCCGGGGCGAGCGGCTGCGGAGGGCTCCAGCTCAAGCTCCAGCACGCGAGCGTCCAGAAGCCGAGCAACGTGGTGCTCTATTTCGCCGTGGAGGATTCGCGTGGCCAGGGCGTTCCGGCCCTCGCCGCCGACGCCTTCAAGATCTACGAGGACGACCAGCTCGTTTCGCCCTTCGAGAGCAAACAGACGATCCTCAACCCCGAGGTGGCGGTTTCGCACTATGTGCTCTTGCTCGTGGACCTGTCGGGGAGCATCACCGAGTCCGGGTCGTTGCCCGCGTTGACCAGCGCGGTGAGCGCGTTCGTCGAGCGGGTGAGCAAGAGCCAGGTGGTGCAGATCGCCGTGTACGGCTTCGACGGTTCGCCGAAGCTCACCCCGCTCGTCGGGTTCACGCGCCAGGGACTCGCGGTGAGCAGCGCCATGAGCTGGCTCACCGGGCGCAAGGCCAAGGACCCGTCCACTAACCTGAACGGCGCGATCGTGGAGGGGGTCTCGGTGCTGGAGAAGCAGGTCTCCAAGTCCAACATGCCGCTCCGGTTTGCCACGATGGTGGTCTTCACCGACGGTACGGACCGCGCGCATCGGGTGGCCTGGGAGAAGGTCGAAGAGAAGGTCGATCAAGCCCAGGTGAACCTCTACGCCATCGGTCTCGGAGCGGAGCTCTCCGAGGATCACCTCTCCAAGATCGGTCGGGCGGGGTACGTGAAGGCGGAGCGCCAGGAAGACATGAACAAGGCCTTCGAGGAGATGGCGACGAAGATCGAATCCGCCGGCCGGAAATACTACCTCCTCTCGTACTGCAGCCCGTCGCGCGCGGGGACGCATCGCCTGCGCGTGGAGGCCACGACCAAGGAGGGGAGCGGGGACCTGTCGCGCGAGTTCAAGGCCGAGGGTTTCGGGCCGAACTGCGACCCGAACCAGAAGCCGAACTTCTCGCCCACGCGCATCCTGATTGAGGCGCGGCGCAAGGAGAAGGCCGAGGAGAAGGCGAAGCGATCGGAGTAG
- the rplC gene encoding 50S ribosomal protein L3 yields the protein MRMGLLGKKIGMTQQYDAKGNWAALSVIELGPCVVLDVKTVERDGYAAIQLGFGDKSPQRTSKPAAGVFAKAKTAPKRMVREIRLQPDEIGQFHQGQVVRLNEVFAPGDVVDVRGVSRGKGFQGVMKRHNFSGFRATHGTHEYFRHGGSVGCRLTPGRVFKGKRMPGHMGARKVSIQNLRVAEVLPDKNLLLLRGAVPGAPDGYVTVRHAAKRPGAIFQLKREAPAAAEA from the coding sequence ATCCGGATGGGCCTTCTGGGCAAGAAGATCGGCATGACCCAGCAGTACGACGCGAAGGGCAACTGGGCTGCCCTCTCCGTGATCGAGCTGGGTCCCTGTGTGGTGCTGGACGTGAAGACCGTCGAGCGCGACGGCTACGCGGCGATTCAGCTCGGCTTTGGCGACAAGTCGCCGCAGCGGACCAGCAAGCCCGCCGCGGGAGTCTTCGCCAAGGCGAAGACCGCCCCCAAGCGCATGGTGCGGGAGATTCGCCTGCAGCCCGACGAGATCGGCCAGTTCCACCAGGGTCAGGTGGTGCGTCTCAACGAGGTCTTCGCCCCCGGAGACGTCGTGGACGTGCGCGGCGTCTCGAGGGGGAAGGGCTTCCAGGGCGTCATGAAGCGCCACAACTTCTCCGGCTTTCGCGCGACGCACGGAACGCACGAATACTTCCGGCACGGCGGGTCGGTGGGCTGCCGTCTCACGCCGGGCCGCGTCTTCAAGGGCAAGCGCATGCCGGGCCACATGGGCGCGCGCAAGGTGTCGATCCAGAACCTCCGAGTGGCCGAGGTGCTCCCGGACAAGAACCTGCTCCTCCTGCGAGGTGCGGTGCCCGGCGCGCCCGACGGCTACGTCACCGTGCGCCACGCCGCGAAGCGACCTGGGGCGATCTTCCAGCTGAAGCGCGAGGCGCCGGCCGCGGCCGAGGCCTAA
- a CDS encoding RlmE family RNA methyltransferase produces MSRLRDRRTRHDAFYRQAKRDQYAARSVYKLQELDQRFRLLGPGLRVLDLGCRPGSWLQYAAERVGEAGRVVGIDRTAVEVPLPAHVRVEIGDVLEVTPETLLGELPCFDVVLSDMAPDTTGIAMTDQARSVALYLRALELAAAVGCSGSSFVGKIFMGEGFEGAVAETKRLYARTKVVRPDATRRISSEHYLVAQTKK; encoded by the coding sequence GTGTCCCGCCTCCGCGACCGCCGCACCCGTCACGACGCCTTCTACCGCCAAGCCAAGCGCGACCAGTACGCCGCTCGCTCGGTCTACAAGCTGCAGGAGCTCGACCAGCGCTTCCGGCTGCTCGGTCCCGGGCTGCGCGTGCTGGACCTGGGGTGCAGACCCGGCTCCTGGCTCCAGTACGCGGCGGAGCGGGTCGGTGAGGCTGGGCGCGTCGTGGGGATCGATCGCACGGCCGTGGAGGTGCCGCTCCCCGCGCACGTGCGCGTCGAGATCGGGGACGTCCTGGAGGTCACACCCGAGACGCTGCTCGGCGAGCTCCCCTGCTTCGACGTCGTGCTCTCCGATATGGCCCCGGACACGACGGGGATCGCCATGACCGACCAGGCCCGCAGCGTCGCACTCTACCTGCGGGCGCTCGAGCTGGCCGCGGCGGTCGGATGCAGCGGCTCGTCCTTCGTGGGGAAGATCTTCATGGGCGAGGGCTTCGAGGGGGCGGTGGCCGAGACGAAGCGGCTCTACGCCCGAACCAAGGTCGTCCGACCCGACGCCACCCGCAGGATCTCGAGCGAGCACTACCTCGTCGCGCAGACGAAGAAGTGA
- a CDS encoding threonylcarbamoyl-AMP synthase yields MATKPPMLVLEEQRPNPRKIRQAADVLEEGGVIAYPTDTVYGIGCDLFNRKAIDRIYRIRGLEHDHHLSFICRDLSQVAEYAYVTDFAYRWLRRLLPGPYTVILPASRLVPKVLLEKRREVGVRVPASAPCHELVQALSRPLVNTSATDPESGESLVDADLVREAFAGQIDLVLDGGLLTHEPSTVLSLMGDEISILREGKGPVDLLL; encoded by the coding sequence ATGGCAACTAAGCCGCCGATGCTGGTGCTCGAGGAGCAACGGCCCAACCCGAGGAAGATCAGGCAGGCGGCGGACGTCCTCGAGGAGGGGGGCGTCATCGCGTATCCGACCGACACGGTCTACGGCATCGGCTGCGACCTCTTCAACCGCAAGGCCATCGACCGCATCTACCGCATCCGCGGGCTGGAGCACGACCATCACCTGAGCTTCATCTGCCGCGACCTGTCTCAGGTGGCGGAGTACGCGTACGTCACGGATTTCGCGTACCGGTGGCTGCGCCGGCTCCTGCCCGGACCCTACACGGTCATCTTGCCGGCCAGCCGGCTCGTGCCGAAGGTGTTGCTCGAGAAGCGCCGCGAGGTGGGCGTCCGAGTCCCCGCGAGCGCCCCGTGTCACGAGCTGGTGCAGGCCCTCTCGCGCCCCCTGGTGAATACGAGCGCGACGGATCCCGAAAGCGGCGAGAGTCTCGTGGACGCGGATCTCGTGCGGGAGGCCTTCGCGGGGCAGATCGATCTGGTTCTGGACGGCGGGCTGTTGACGCACGAGCCGTCGACGGTTCTCAGTCTTATGGGCGACGAGATCTCGATCCTGCGCGAGGGGAAGGGACCGGTGGACCTTCTCCTTTAG
- a CDS encoding tetratricopeptide repeat protein, translating to MSTVGGNKLHGEILRLEGLLRQDPGSPEFHRLGNAYTRVGRYDDAVRVCRRGVRRHSTSVEGHVALGRALFGQGRLDQAGEVLRAALKLDPTQSEIYRLLGEVLLRLEQHEESVSALEQAVRLGVADAKVEALLLRAREERDGEATQVARGRPGEVRGIGTRTAAGSIGDPSREHALEELGPGPPEDELRTTSGFDADKTPIVEVEGHRQDGDVQPTPMPDWSTLGALWERQLDAQSGHAGLDVESDVRDPIVHRPPLDLDLLPLSDPLAEGMPPLPSEGGAEEGAAEVTEDVPAEAIEDPSPSLGLPHEPEPEEEPPTWPQGSAEPDALLEEALPVDRASPEPEFSTEEPTAPTVSEPDEEATDERQRRPVRRKASRRRRRGFGRWVALGALLLVPPAVWLGLSLYQARHASRKALELSQRARRVVSVDALRTARAALSAAATRRGAAAGLSEELRLVEALLWLLHGIPHGTWPASAEGWTAKAARAVDALATHAPTEAREALKEVPQQPANRLLRGWLLAWAAWLEGRGGEAREALKGLLAQDSELVPAHLLLAHLSREEGRTREAEEAYRLALRHSPLLDAARLGLAAALLEGPAGAAEARRLLEAEAQAPLAQGWQRLLTSELQLRSGALRAGAREARRVLGDAPPRADLLFHGARVLALACELEGARAAHRRLASLRRLDGPAERLLRVELEWAAGLDPQLLRAQEVGGEAPRVKELRRVATLLAGASEGSGPGVAAGRDPPTPLARLERAIVLLRRGDAAAADGLLAPLSSVAGLSSRALTLRAEALAARGRYGEALAGLETALDRCPGYLPAIERQGLLRIALGRFAEGARLVEAARAGGRVGEESLRALAWAYGELRSVPKASALLEEARRQGTPAAAATVLGHLRLAQQRGREAVGAFGGAGRSPEALVGLARAQLLAGQVEAAEGTWAALVERAPHSPWPRLQLARVRVRLKHAEARATTEAILSWARANARLAPGLAAEAHLALGELLQGGGGKPRPDAVAEFEAATRLDPSHVAAHEALGRAYLALGRQAAAVKALERAVELDPQDTAAHLALGLALRREDRVRARRAFARVLQLEPDGERALVARRELRRLR from the coding sequence GTGTCGACGGTGGGTGGCAACAAGCTGCACGGCGAGATCCTGAGGCTCGAAGGGCTGCTCCGGCAGGACCCCGGAAGCCCCGAGTTCCATCGGCTGGGCAACGCCTACACCCGAGTGGGAAGGTACGACGACGCGGTGCGCGTCTGCCGTCGCGGCGTGCGCCGGCATTCCACCTCGGTGGAAGGCCACGTGGCGCTGGGGCGAGCCCTCTTTGGACAGGGACGCCTGGACCAGGCCGGCGAGGTGCTTCGCGCGGCTCTGAAGCTGGACCCCACGCAGTCCGAGATCTATCGCCTCCTGGGAGAGGTGCTGCTGCGGCTGGAGCAGCACGAGGAGTCCGTGTCGGCTCTCGAGCAGGCGGTGCGGCTCGGAGTGGCGGATGCGAAGGTGGAGGCGCTGCTCCTGCGGGCGCGAGAGGAGCGCGACGGGGAGGCGACGCAGGTCGCGCGCGGCCGCCCCGGCGAGGTGCGTGGTATCGGCACCCGCACGGCGGCGGGGAGCATCGGGGACCCCAGCCGGGAGCACGCGCTCGAGGAGCTCGGGCCCGGACCTCCCGAGGACGAGCTGCGGACGACGAGCGGCTTCGATGCGGACAAGACGCCGATCGTGGAGGTCGAGGGGCATCGGCAAGACGGCGACGTGCAGCCGACGCCGATGCCCGACTGGTCCACGCTGGGCGCACTCTGGGAGAGGCAGCTCGACGCGCAGAGCGGACACGCGGGGCTCGACGTGGAGTCCGACGTGCGCGACCCGATCGTTCACCGGCCGCCGCTCGATCTGGACCTGCTGCCCCTGAGCGACCCGCTGGCCGAGGGGATGCCTCCCTTGCCCTCCGAGGGGGGGGCGGAGGAGGGTGCTGCCGAGGTCACGGAGGACGTTCCGGCCGAGGCGATCGAGGATCCTTCGCCGTCGCTCGGCCTGCCGCACGAGCCGGAGCCGGAGGAGGAACCGCCGACCTGGCCCCAGGGTTCGGCCGAGCCCGACGCCCTGCTCGAGGAGGCCCTGCCGGTCGACCGCGCGAGCCCGGAACCTGAGTTCTCGACCGAGGAGCCCACAGCCCCGACGGTCTCCGAGCCCGACGAGGAGGCGACCGACGAACGCCAGAGGCGCCCGGTGCGGCGCAAGGCGAGTAGGCGCAGGCGTCGAGGCTTCGGGAGGTGGGTCGCCCTCGGCGCGCTGCTCCTCGTCCCGCCCGCGGTGTGGCTGGGGCTGTCCCTCTACCAGGCGCGGCATGCGAGCCGCAAGGCCCTCGAGCTCTCCCAGCGCGCGCGACGGGTCGTGTCGGTGGACGCGCTGCGCACGGCGCGTGCGGCGCTCTCGGCGGCCGCCACGCGTCGGGGAGCTGCGGCGGGGCTCAGCGAGGAGCTGCGGCTGGTGGAGGCGCTCCTTTGGCTCCTGCACGGGATTCCGCACGGAACCTGGCCCGCTTCGGCCGAGGGCTGGACGGCGAAGGCCGCACGAGCCGTGGACGCCCTGGCGACGCACGCGCCGACGGAGGCGCGCGAGGCCCTGAAAGAGGTCCCCCAGCAGCCGGCGAACCGCCTTCTGCGGGGTTGGTTGCTGGCCTGGGCGGCGTGGCTCGAGGGCCGCGGCGGGGAGGCGCGAGAGGCGTTGAAGGGGCTGCTGGCGCAGGACTCGGAGCTGGTGCCCGCCCACCTGCTCCTGGCCCACCTCTCGCGCGAGGAAGGGCGTACCCGCGAGGCGGAGGAGGCGTACCGTCTGGCTTTGCGGCACAGCCCTCTGCTCGACGCGGCTCGGCTCGGCCTGGCTGCGGCACTCCTCGAAGGACCGGCGGGTGCCGCGGAGGCGCGACGCTTGCTCGAGGCCGAGGCGCAGGCGCCGCTGGCGCAGGGGTGGCAACGGCTGCTGACGAGCGAGCTGCAGCTTCGGTCCGGGGCTCTGCGGGCCGGGGCGCGGGAGGCGCGGCGGGTTCTGGGTGACGCGCCACCGAGGGCCGACCTCCTCTTCCACGGGGCACGCGTGCTGGCGCTCGCCTGCGAACTCGAAGGAGCGCGCGCGGCGCATCGGCGGCTCGCCTCCCTGCGGCGCCTGGACGGACCGGCCGAGCGGTTGCTGCGGGTGGAGCTGGAGTGGGCCGCGGGGCTGGATCCGCAGCTCTTGCGAGCCCAGGAGGTCGGCGGCGAGGCACCGCGCGTGAAGGAGCTGCGACGGGTCGCGACGCTCCTGGCGGGCGCGTCGGAAGGCTCTGGCCCGGGGGTGGCAGCGGGACGCGATCCGCCGACGCCGCTCGCTCGCCTGGAGCGGGCGATCGTGCTGCTTCGGCGAGGCGACGCGGCCGCGGCGGACGGGCTGCTCGCGCCCCTCTCCTCGGTGGCCGGGCTGAGCAGTCGGGCGCTCACGCTGCGGGCCGAGGCACTCGCTGCGCGCGGGCGCTACGGGGAGGCCCTCGCGGGGCTCGAGACGGCGCTCGATCGCTGTCCGGGGTACCTGCCGGCGATCGAGCGGCAAGGGCTCCTGCGCATCGCTCTCGGTCGCTTCGCGGAGGGCGCGCGGCTCGTCGAGGCGGCGCGAGCGGGAGGGCGCGTCGGGGAGGAGAGCCTGCGCGCGCTCGCGTGGGCCTACGGAGAGCTGCGGTCGGTGCCGAAAGCCAGCGCGCTGCTCGAGGAGGCACGTCGGCAGGGGACGCCCGCCGCGGCGGCGACCGTGCTCGGGCATCTGAGGCTCGCGCAGCAGCGGGGGCGGGAGGCGGTCGGCGCCTTCGGGGGCGCGGGAAGGTCCCCCGAGGCGCTGGTCGGGCTGGCCCGCGCACAGCTCCTCGCGGGACAGGTCGAGGCGGCGGAGGGGACCTGGGCTGCACTCGTGGAGCGGGCTCCGCACTCCCCGTGGCCCAGACTGCAGCTGGCGCGGGTGCGAGTCCGCCTCAAGCACGCCGAAGCGCGCGCGACGACCGAGGCCATCCTGTCCTGGGCGCGCGCGAATGCGCGGCTGGCTCCTGGGCTGGCGGCCGAGGCGCACCTGGCCCTGGGCGAGCTGCTCCAGGGTGGAGGGGGCAAGCCGCGGCCCGACGCGGTGGCTGAGTTCGAGGCTGCCACGCGCCTCGATCCGTCGCACGTCGCCGCTCACGAGGCGCTCGGTCGGGCGTATCTGGCGCTGGGACGTCAGGCCGCGGCGGTGAAGGCGCTCGAGCGCGCCGTAGAGCTCGATCCCCAGGATACGGCGGCCCACCTGGCGCTCGGCCTGGCCCTCCGCCGCGAGGACCGCGTGCGCGCCCGGCGGGCCTTCGCCCGGGTGCTGCAGCTCGAGCCCGACGGCGAGCGAGCCCTGGTCGCGCGCCGCGAGCTGCGGCGCCTTCGTTGA
- a CDS encoding helix-hairpin-helix domain-containing protein: MNVFHRIIVATVLGAAAVTPVWVAWDRAGVAARPCACPFAVEQRGSRVLVCADGNGSPPGLLAALGTCASRFVGERPSTAGELWRLDDGCRRTRSMLPGRTRLLLGLRLDLNAAAASELEALPRIGPALAARIVRRRQWQGRFRQVTELREVKGIGAATLQRLAPFVCVGETCDVRRAGR; this comes from the coding sequence GTGAACGTCTTTCACCGAATCATCGTGGCGACAGTGCTCGGAGCGGCGGCGGTCACCCCCGTCTGGGTCGCGTGGGATCGGGCAGGGGTTGCGGCTCGTCCGTGTGCGTGCCCCTTCGCTGTAGAGCAGCGCGGTAGCCGCGTCCTGGTCTGTGCCGACGGGAACGGCTCTCCTCCAGGCCTGCTCGCCGCCCTCGGTACGTGCGCCTCGCGCTTCGTGGGGGAACGGCCGAGCACGGCGGGGGAGCTCTGGCGCCTCGACGACGGCTGCCGGCGCACGCGTTCCATGCTCCCGGGGCGGACGCGCCTGCTCCTCGGTCTTCGCCTGGACCTCAATGCGGCGGCCGCGAGCGAGCTCGAGGCGCTGCCTCGCATTGGACCGGCGCTGGCGGCGCGTATCGTCCGACGCCGTCAGTGGCAGGGGCGCTTTCGCCAGGTGACCGAGCTTCGTGAGGTGAAGGGGATCGGGGCGGCGACGCTCCAGCGTCTGGCTCCCTTCGTTTGCGTGGGCGAGACCTGCGACGTTCGACGCGCTGGGCGATGA